TTCCAAGAATTCTTGATACAACTCTTTCTGGATGGAATAGTTCTAAATCATCAATTTTTTCTCCAACTCCTATAAATTTAATTGGTTTACCAACTACTGATTTTATAGAAAGTGCAGCTCCACCTCTTGTATCTCCATCAAATTTTGTAAGCACAATACCATCTATACTTAAAACCTTGTTAAATGATTCAGCAAGGTTTACAGCATCCTGTCCAATCATAGCATCTACAACTAATAGAATCTCTTGAGGTCTTACTTTTTTTCTAACATCATCAAGTTCCTGCATAAGTTGCTCATCTATATGCAATCTACCAGCTGTATCTATTATCATATATGTAGAACCAATATCTTTTGCTTTATTTAAACCATGTTCACATATCTCAACAACATTTTTATTCTCTTCTTCTGCGTAAACTTCTATTCCAGTTTGCTCTCCTAAAACTTGAAGTTGTTTTATTGCAGCAGGTCTATAGACGTCCCCAGCTACCATTAAAACTTTTTCTCCCTGTTTCTTTAAGTAGTTACCAAGTTTTGCTGCAAAAGTTGTTTTCCCTGCCCCTTGCAATCCTGCAAGCATTATAACAGTAGGATTTTTAACACCTTTTGTAAGTCTTGAGTTAGTTCCACCTAATAGCTCAACTAGCTCATCATTTACTATTTTTATAAACTGTTGTCCTGGATTTATTCCTTTTAGAACATCTGTTCCAACAGCTTTTTCTCTAACACTGTTTATAAAGTTTTTTACAACTTTATAGTTAACGTCTGCTTCAAGTAAAGACATTTTTACTTCTCTTAAAGCATCTTTTATATTACTTTCACTTAGTTTTCCATGACCTCTAACTTTTTTAAAGATCTCCTGGAATCTCGAACTTAAATTATCTAACATACGCACCTCAACTAAATCTTTTATTTATTATATTATCTAGTCTTTCCATTGTAAAATCTTTTTTCAATTCCATGAGTTCTGTATATAACTTTTTATCCTTTGCACGAAATCCTAGCTTTTCCTCATATTCTTTTAACTGAT
Above is a window of Fusobacterium sp. DD2 DNA encoding:
- the ffh gene encoding signal recognition particle protein; the protein is MLDNLSSRFQEIFKKVRGHGKLSESNIKDALREVKMSLLEADVNYKVVKNFINSVREKAVGTDVLKGINPGQQFIKIVNDELVELLGGTNSRLTKGVKNPTVIMLAGLQGAGKTTFAAKLGNYLKKQGEKVLMVAGDVYRPAAIKQLQVLGEQTGIEVYAEEENKNVVEICEHGLNKAKDIGSTYMIIDTAGRLHIDEQLMQELDDVRKKVRPQEILLVVDAMIGQDAVNLAESFNKVLSIDGIVLTKFDGDTRGGAALSIKSVVGKPIKFIGVGEKIDDLELFHPERVVSRILGMGDVVSLVEKAQNAIDEDDAKSLEEKIRTQKFDLNDFLKQLQNIKKLGSLGSILKLIPGMGQIGDLAPAEKEMKKVEAIIQSMTHEERKKPEILKASRKQRIASGSGTQVSDVNRLLKQFDQMKSMMKMFSGGKMPSFPSFPGGFKGGKGRFPF